In Salmonella enterica subsp. enterica serovar Typhimurium str. LT2, a single window of DNA contains:
- the yjgB gene encoding putative alcohol dehydrogenase (similar to E. coli putative oxidoreductase (AAC77226.1); Blastp hit to AAC77226.1 (353 aa), 91% identity in aa 15 - 353), which produces MTIIKSYAAKEAGGELELYEYDAGELQPEDVEVRVDYCGICHSDLSMIDNEWGFSQYPLVAGHEVIGRVAALGSAAQDKGLKVGQRVGIGWTARSCGHCDACISGNQINCQEGAVPTILNRGGFAEKLRAGWQWVIPLPENIDMASAGPLLCGGITVFKPLLMHHITATSRVGVIGIGGLGHIAIKLLHAMGCEVTAFSSNPSKEQEVLAMGANNVVNSRDPEALKALAGQFDLIINTVNVDLDWQPYFEALTYGGNFHTVGAVLKPLPVPAFTLIAGDRSISGSATGTPYELRKLMKFAGRSKVAPTTELFAMSQINEAIQHVRDGKARYRVVLKADF; this is translated from the coding sequence ATGACGATAATAAAAAGCTATGCCGCCAAAGAGGCGGGCGGCGAGCTCGAACTCTATGAATATGACGCGGGAGAACTCCAACCGGAAGATGTCGAGGTACGGGTCGACTACTGCGGGATCTGCCATTCCGATCTGTCAATGATCGACAATGAATGGGGGTTCTCTCAATACCCTCTGGTTGCCGGACATGAGGTCATCGGTCGGGTGGCCGCACTCGGCAGCGCGGCACAGGATAAGGGGCTAAAAGTCGGCCAGCGCGTTGGAATCGGCTGGACGGCGCGCAGCTGCGGACACTGCGATGCCTGTATCAGCGGCAATCAAATTAACTGCCAGGAAGGCGCAGTGCCCACTATCCTCAATCGTGGCGGTTTTGCCGAGAAGCTTCGCGCAGGCTGGCAGTGGGTAATTCCTCTTCCGGAGAATATAGATATGGCGTCCGCAGGCCCGCTGTTATGTGGCGGCATTACGGTCTTTAAACCGCTATTGATGCACCATATTACTGCTACCAGCCGCGTTGGCGTCATCGGTATTGGCGGGCTGGGGCATATCGCCATAAAGCTGTTACACGCGATGGGCTGCGAAGTCACCGCGTTCAGCTCAAATCCATCGAAGGAGCAGGAAGTGCTGGCGATGGGGGCCAATAACGTGGTGAACAGCCGCGATCCGGAAGCGTTAAAAGCACTGGCGGGTCAGTTCGATCTCATTATTAACACGGTTAACGTCGATCTCGACTGGCAACCCTACTTCGAAGCGCTGACCTATGGCGGCAACTTCCATACCGTTGGGGCGGTATTGAAGCCGCTGCCCGTACCGGCGTTTACATTAATTGCCGGCGATCGCAGTATCTCAGGCTCGGCAACCGGAACGCCATATGAACTTCGCAAACTGATGAAATTCGCCGGACGCAGTAAAGTCGCGCCCACCACGGAACTGTTCGCAATGTCACAAATCAACGAGGCTATCCAGCACGTTCGCGACGGCAAAGCCCGCTATCGTGTAGTGCTAAAAGCTGACTTCTGA
- the idnK gene encoding thermosensitive D-gluconate kinase (similar to E. coli gluconate kinase, thermosensitive glucokinase (AAC77225.1); Blastp hit to AAC77225.1 (187 aa), 86% identity in aa 1 - 171) — protein MAGESYILMGVSGSGKSLIGSKIATLFSAKFIDGDDLHPAKNIDKMSQGIPLTDEDRLPWLERLNDASYSLYKKNETGFIVCSSLKKQYRDILRKSSPNVHFLWLDGDYATILQRMQRRAGHFMPPDLLQSQFDALERPCADEHDIARIDVNHDIEHVTEQCRLAVQAFRQALSAS, from the coding sequence ATGGCCGGGGAAAGCTATATTTTAATGGGTGTTTCAGGTAGTGGTAAGTCTTTAATAGGCAGCAAAATTGCAACATTATTTTCTGCGAAGTTTATTGACGGCGATGATCTCCATCCGGCGAAAAACATTGATAAAATGTCTCAGGGAATACCGTTAACTGATGAAGACCGCTTACCCTGGCTGGAACGATTAAATGACGCTTCATACAGTCTTTATAAAAAAAATGAGACGGGATTTATTGTTTGCTCGTCATTAAAAAAACAGTACCGCGATATTTTACGTAAGAGTAGCCCTAACGTACATTTCCTGTGGCTGGATGGCGATTACGCTACTATTCTGCAGCGAATGCAGCGTCGTGCCGGGCATTTTATGCCGCCAGACCTGCTGCAAAGTCAGTTTGATGCGCTGGAGCGACCCTGTGCCGATGAACATGATATTGCGCGTATCGATGTTAATCATGACATCGAGCACGTGACGGAGCAGTGCCGACTGGCTGTACAGGCTTTTCGTCAGGCACTCAGCGCTTCCTGA
- a CDS encoding putative integrase (similar to E. coli putative prophage integrase (AAC75495.1); Blastp hit to AAC75495.1 (431 aa), 39% identity in aa 35 - 123) has protein sequence MALTDLAIRHARLPGKAYRLFDCHGFYIQVNPSGSKLWYLKFRFGNKKNRMALGPYPLISLALAREKQADIRRLILEGINPAEKRREDKRGGEPL, from the coding sequence ATGGCGCTTACAGATCTCGCAATCCGGCATGCCAGGCTGCCTGGCAAGGCATACAGGCTCTTTGACTGCCACGGTTTTTACATTCAGGTGAACCCCAGCGGATCCAAGCTGTGGTATCTGAAATTTCGCTTTGGAAACAAAAAGAACCGTATGGCATTAGGCCCTTATCCGCTCATTTCTCTTGCACTGGCAAGGGAGAAGCAAGCGGATATAAGAAGGCTTATTTTAGAAGGTATTAATCCGGCGGAAAAACGCAGAGAGGACAAGCGGGGTGGCGAGCCTCTTTAA